A window of Nitrospinota bacterium contains these coding sequences:
- a CDS encoding PTS sugar transporter subunit IIA produces MNITDYLTADLVMPGFAPADKDEAIGKMVDHLVAAGRLGEDRRDPLFEKLMEREGLSSTGIGGGVAIPHASGENIADMLVVMALCPDGLEFGALDGQPVRIIFLIVGSERSPKVHLQLLATIVRACRNQGLVNGLVSTATAGDAFAILSVHEKQSA; encoded by the coding sequence ATGAATATCACCGACTATCTGACCGCAGACCTGGTCATGCCAGGATTCGCCCCGGCCGATAAAGACGAAGCCATCGGCAAAATGGTGGACCACCTGGTGGCCGCAGGCAGGCTGGGGGAGGACCGGCGCGATCCATTGTTCGAAAAGCTGATGGAACGCGAAGGGCTTTCGTCCACCGGCATCGGAGGCGGCGTGGCCATCCCCCACGCCTCGGGTGAAAACATAGCGGACATGCTGGTGGTGATGGCGCTGTGCCCGGACGGGCTGGAGTTCGGGGCGCTGGACGGACAGCCGGTGAGAATAATATTCCTCATAGTAGGATCAGAGCGGTCGCCGAAAGTCCATCTTCAGCTTCTGGCCACGATTGTTCGCGCATGCAGAAACCAGGGGCTTGTCAACGGCCTGGTGTCCACCGCCACCGCCGGTGACGCTTTCGCCATTTTGAGCGTACACGAAAAACAAAGCGCCTGA
- a CDS encoding MBL fold metallo-hydrolase — MELTLLGTGACAPDPERSPSCYMLTIGAARFLIDPGPGAVNRILAAGMDPFGVEAIVITHHHLDHCADLLPYLFAYKNCLESAPKNNVTIFAPAGFKNVFAKLMEVYGRWIYSADYEIRIEEMGSGEYHAAGYSIRSLPMLHGANGLGYRFERAGGPTLAYSGDTAYCSQLIELSRGADLLLLECTYPDGVETDGHMRTSEAARAGILSGAKRLVLTHFHPSQDTSTLAEKVRSAGYAREVIVGEDGMKIRI; from the coding sequence ATGGAACTCACCCTTTTGGGCACTGGAGCCTGCGCGCCCGACCCGGAAAGGAGTCCCTCCTGCTACATGCTCACCATCGGGGCGGCGCGCTTTCTGATAGATCCGGGCCCGGGAGCGGTCAACAGGATTCTCGCCGCCGGGATGGACCCTTTCGGCGTGGAGGCCATCGTGATCACCCATCACCACCTGGACCATTGCGCCGACCTTCTTCCATATCTTTTCGCGTACAAGAACTGCCTTGAAAGCGCGCCGAAAAACAACGTGACTATCTTCGCCCCCGCCGGTTTCAAGAATGTTTTCGCCAAGCTCATGGAAGTCTATGGGCGGTGGATATATTCGGCCGATTACGAGATACGCATAGAAGAAATGGGGAGCGGGGAATATCACGCCGCCGGATACTCCATCCGGTCGCTTCCGATGCTCCACGGAGCCAACGGCCTTGGTTACCGTTTCGAACGGGCGGGCGGGCCCACGTTAGCTTATTCGGGGGACACGGCGTATTGCTCCCAGTTGATTGAGCTTTCGCGTGGGGCCGATCTTCTGCTTTTGGAATGCACGTATCCGGACGGGGTGGAGACCGACGGGCACATGCGCACCTCCGAAGCGGCCCGGGCGGGGATTTTGAGCGGGGCCAAACGGCTTGTCCTCACCCATTTTCATCCTTCGCAGGACACCTCCACACTGGCGGAAAAAGTCCGCTCCGCCGGGTATGCGAGGGAAGTTATCGTAGGTGAGGACGGGATGAAAATAAGGATATGA
- the accC gene encoding acetyl-CoA carboxylase biotin carboxylase subunit has product MFKKILIANRGEIAIRVIRACKELGIATVAVHSTADDNALHVRFADQSVCIGPPPSAKSYLHIPSIISAAEVTGAEAIHPGYGYLSENAHFAEVCGQCKITFIGPKPDHISRMGHKAAARATAMEAGVPVVPGSKETLASLEDAIVAADNIGYPVMIKAAAGGGGRGMRILWSEGELTSAFEVVRSEAATAFGDPNVYLEKYVENPKHIEMQVMADAFGNVIHLGERDCSMQRRHQKLIEETPAFTLDPKIREAMANDAVKLARRIGYQSLGTVEYLCTPDGAYYFIEMNTRIQVEHTVTEEVTELDLVKEQIRIAAGEKLRFKQDDIRTYGHSIECRVNAEDPYTFVPNAGRITALNMPGGPGVRVDTALFNDAVVPPYYDSMVAKLIVHGIDRAEAVAKMNRALSEFHIAGIKTTIPLHLDILATEEFLSGKYHTGSLEKILASK; this is encoded by the coding sequence ATGTTCAAAAAGATACTTATAGCCAACCGCGGGGAGATCGCCATACGGGTCATCCGCGCGTGCAAGGAGCTTGGCATCGCCACCGTGGCGGTGCATTCCACCGCCGACGACAACGCGCTGCATGTGCGTTTCGCCGACCAGTCGGTGTGCATCGGCCCACCACCATCGGCCAAAAGCTACCTCCACATCCCATCGATAATCAGCGCGGCCGAGGTGACAGGGGCGGAGGCCATACATCCGGGCTATGGCTACCTTTCGGAGAACGCGCACTTCGCCGAAGTGTGCGGACAATGCAAGATCACCTTCATAGGCCCCAAGCCGGACCATATAAGCCGCATGGGGCACAAGGCCGCGGCCAGGGCGACCGCCATGGAAGCGGGGGTGCCTGTGGTGCCGGGTTCAAAAGAGACGCTCGCCTCGCTTGAGGACGCCATCGTGGCGGCGGATAATATAGGCTATCCGGTGATGATAAAGGCCGCGGCGGGGGGCGGCGGGCGCGGCATGCGGATACTATGGAGCGAGGGGGAGCTTACCAGCGCTTTTGAAGTCGTCCGGTCCGAGGCGGCCACCGCTTTTGGCGACCCGAACGTCTATCTGGAAAAATACGTCGAAAATCCCAAGCATATAGAAATGCAGGTTATGGCCGACGCATTCGGGAACGTGATCCATCTGGGCGAGCGGGACTGTTCCATGCAACGGCGCCACCAGAAACTTATAGAGGAGACCCCCGCGTTCACGCTCGACCCGAAAATCCGCGAAGCAATGGCCAATGACGCGGTAAAGCTTGCCCGGCGCATCGGCTACCAGAGCCTTGGCACGGTGGAGTATTTGTGCACACCGGACGGCGCCTACTATTTCATCGAGATGAACACCCGCATACAGGTGGAGCACACCGTCACCGAGGAGGTGACGGAGCTTGACCTTGTAAAGGAACAGATACGCATCGCCGCCGGTGAAAAACTGCGCTTCAAGCAGGATGACATCCGCACCTATGGCCACAGCATAGAATGCCGCGTCAACGCCGAGGACCCATACACTTTCGTGCCCAACGCCGGCAGGATCACCGCGCTGAACATGCCCGGAGGCCCGGGCGTGCGGGTGGACACCGCCCTTTTCAACGACGCGGTGGTGCCTCCGTATTACGATTCGATGGTGGCCAAACTGATAGTGCATGGCATAGACAGGGCCGAGGCGGTGGCGAAGATGAACCGCGCCCTTTCGGAGTTCCATATCGCAGGAATAAAGACCACGATCCCGCTTCACCTGGACATACTGGCCACGGAGGAGTTTTTAAGCGGCAAGTATCACACGGGAAGCCTGGAGAAAATTCTCGCGTCCAAGTGA
- the accB gene encoding acetyl-CoA carboxylase biotin carboxyl carrier protein — protein sequence MDISELKKIIRLFEESKIFELELEKDGNRVRLKKGSEGLHIPAHTVPAAVAFNQPGASVDQAGAPQAAPAPVNPNHIVVSPMVGTFYKSSSPTNAPFVNEGDIIRKGQVLCIVEAMKLMNEIEADEGGRVVKIFPENGKPVEYNEPLFEIAPL from the coding sequence ATGGACATCTCCGAGCTTAAAAAGATCATCCGCCTCTTTGAGGAAAGCAAGATATTCGAGCTGGAACTGGAAAAGGACGGCAACCGCGTCCGTTTGAAAAAAGGCTCCGAAGGATTGCATATCCCGGCGCACACAGTCCCGGCGGCGGTGGCCTTCAACCAGCCCGGCGCTTCGGTGGACCAGGCGGGAGCGCCCCAGGCGGCCCCTGCCCCGGTCAATCCGAACCATATCGTCGTTTCCCCCATGGTCGGCACTTTTTACAAGTCCTCATCCCCCACAAACGCGCCGTTTGTGAATGAAGGGGACATCATCCGCAAAGGCCAGGTGCTTTGCATCGTGGAGGCCATGAAGCTGATGAACGAGATAGAGGCGGACGAGGGGGGACGCGTCGTGAAGATATTCCCGGAGAACGGCAAGCCTGTGGAGTATAACGAGCCGCTTTTTGAAATCGCTCCTCTTTAG
- a CDS encoding anhydro-N-acetylmuramic acid kinase: MTICVGLMSGTSMDGVDAVACDIRYKNGVVRIKPIAHFKKQYPEQLRERLYKAASGLGSCLPGELCLLNTKVGEAFASSANALMKKRAMQGVRVEMIGSHGQTICHIPEKGATMQIGSGALIAVRTGVRTWSDFRSADVARGGEGAPLAPVVHAALFGDKRKNVTALNIGGIANLTHLPAGETSLTSLLAYDTGPGNMLIDHAARKARVGLFDKDGASARKGVINEALLRKLLSHGYFRKKPPKSTGAGYFGAAAFGEWANMDLDVRLNRDILATFTELTARSVALEIEKLRRGNRPTDRLVICGGGAKNGYLVERIAANLGGVEVTTSDRLGVPSDMVEGMLMALLAWYADNGVAVDLSKITGARGGPAILGTLAPA, from the coding sequence ATGACGATCTGCGTCGGGCTGATGTCCGGCACTTCCATGGACGGGGTGGATGCGGTCGCCTGCGATATCCGCTATAAAAACGGTGTTGTGCGCATAAAGCCTATCGCCCACTTCAAAAAGCAGTATCCGGAACAATTGCGCGAAAGGCTTTATAAGGCCGCCAGCGGCCTTGGTTCCTGCCTGCCAGGCGAATTATGTCTTCTGAACACGAAAGTGGGCGAAGCGTTCGCCTCCTCCGCAAACGCCTTGATGAAAAAAAGGGCAATGCAGGGTGTGCGGGTGGAAATGATCGGCTCCCACGGCCAGACCATATGCCACATTCCGGAAAAAGGCGCAACGATGCAGATAGGCTCTGGCGCGTTGATCGCGGTCAGGACCGGGGTGAGAACGTGGTCTGATTTCCGCTCCGCCGATGTGGCGAGGGGAGGGGAGGGGGCGCCACTTGCCCCTGTCGTCCACGCCGCCCTGTTCGGCGATAAAAGGAAAAACGTCACGGCGCTTAATATCGGCGGAATCGCCAACCTGACCCATTTACCAGCTGGCGAAACATCGCTGACATCGTTGCTGGCATACGACACCGGCCCGGGGAATATGCTCATAGACCACGCGGCGCGCAAAGCCCGCGTAGGACTGTTTGACAAGGATGGAGCCTCCGCCCGCAAGGGAGTTATAAACGAAGCTTTGCTCCGTAAATTATTGTCCCACGGCTATTTCCGGAAGAAGCCGCCCAAATCCACCGGAGCCGGATATTTTGGGGCCGCAGCGTTTGGGGAATGGGCGAATATGGACCTGGATGTCCGGTTGAACCGGGACATTCTGGCCACATTCACCGAATTGACGGCGCGAAGCGTGGCGCTGGAGATTGAAAAACTGAGGCGTGGCAATCGGCCCACGGACCGGCTGGTGATATGTGGAGGCGGGGCGAAAAACGGATATCTTGTCGAGAGGATCGCGGCCAACCTGGGCGGGGTCGAGGTGACAACTTCAGACCGCCTCGGTGTCCCTTCGGACATGGTTGAGGGGATGCTGATGGCCCTTCTGGCCTGGTACGCCGACAACGGCGTGGCTGTTGACCTTTCAAAAATCACAGGAGCGCGCGGCGGCCCGGCGATACTGGGGACATTGGCCCCGGCGTAA
- a CDS encoding M20 family metallopeptidase, protein MKPGTHGTKKKIMAAADSFAQDALRMNRAIFDRPELCFEEAFAAGQVCDYLSGKGFSVKRGVAGLKTAFAASHKGKGRGPVVAILAEYDALPGIGHACGHSMIAAAACVAAAALTKAAPDHPGALMVIGTPAEEGGGGKIRMIEKGVFRNVDAAIMVHPSNKTRVIARMYAITDLLFEFTGKAAHAAAFPEKGINALDAGVLFYNAVSAMRQQLKGEARIHGIFTHGGDAPNIIPERVEMRFYIRTLDREYFRELKAKVMECARGAARAAGCKVSVKSHGHSYEPFYPSYPIGAAFRKNMETAGIADEGFSETEEIGSSDIGNLSQVVPTLHPEYAVGAREDINHSRNFLSAVISQKGTDAMMKMTKAMAMTVYDLLADARLMAEVKREFAGRGKSARAGG, encoded by the coding sequence ATGAAACCGGGAACACACGGGACAAAGAAGAAAATAATGGCCGCCGCCGATTCGTTCGCGCAGGACGCGCTGCGGATGAACCGCGCCATATTCGACAGGCCGGAGCTTTGCTTTGAGGAAGCGTTCGCCGCAGGGCAAGTGTGCGATTACCTTTCGGGCAAAGGATTTTCGGTGAAGCGTGGAGTGGCGGGGCTTAAGACCGCCTTTGCGGCCAGCCACAAGGGAAAGGGGAGGGGGCCGGTTGTCGCCATCCTCGCCGAATACGACGCGTTGCCGGGCATCGGCCATGCCTGCGGGCATTCGATGATCGCGGCGGCGGCGTGCGTGGCGGCGGCGGCGCTGACAAAGGCAGCTCCGGACCATCCCGGCGCGTTGATGGTGATAGGGACCCCCGCCGAAGAAGGGGGTGGCGGAAAGATACGCATGATCGAAAAGGGGGTGTTCAGGAATGTGGACGCCGCCATCATGGTCCACCCCAGCAACAAGACCCGGGTGATCGCCCGGATGTACGCCATTACCGACCTGCTTTTCGAATTCACCGGCAAGGCGGCCCACGCCGCCGCGTTTCCAGAGAAGGGGATCAACGCCCTGGACGCCGGGGTGCTTTTCTATAACGCGGTGTCGGCCATGCGCCAGCAGCTAAAAGGGGAGGCCAGGATCCACGGCATATTCACCCACGGCGGCGACGCGCCCAACATCATCCCGGAAAGGGTGGAGATGCGTTTTTACATCCGGACGCTGGACCGTGAATATTTCCGCGAGCTTAAGGCCAAGGTGATGGAATGCGCCCGGGGGGCGGCCCGCGCCGCAGGATGCAAGGTGTCTGTTAAATCCCACGGCCATTCCTACGAGCCGTTCTACCCCAGCTATCCCATCGGAGCCGCGTTCAGGAAGAACATGGAGACCGCCGGGATCGCCGACGAGGGCTTTTCGGAGACGGAAGAGATAGGCTCATCGGACATCGGCAACTTAAGCCAGGTGGTCCCGACGCTTCATCCCGAATACGCGGTGGGCGCGCGCGAAGACATTAACCATTCCCGCAATTTCCTTTCCGCCGTCATTTCACAAAAAGGGACGGACGCGATGATGAAGATGACAAAGGCCATGGCCATGACCGTTTACGACCTTCTTGCCGACGCGCGCCTCATGGCGGAGGTAAAGCGGGAGTTTGCCGGACGGGGCAAAAGCGCAAGGGCCGGGGGATGA